In Bacteroidales bacterium, a genomic segment contains:
- a CDS encoding type II toxin-antitoxin system RelE/ParE family toxin: MKSFKITEKASSDLENIWLYTFQNWSFEQADRYYELIMSEIFFLSENPKAGSTADHILKGYRVSRVKSHLIFYKYDSDGFIIVIRILHTSMDVENKFEA, from the coding sequence ATGAAATCATTCAAAATAACCGAAAAAGCAAGTTCCGACCTTGAAAATATCTGGTTATATACTTTTCAGAACTGGTCTTTCGAGCAAGCTGATAGATATTATGAGCTAATAATGAGCGAGATTTTTTTTCTTTCAGAAAATCCTAAAGCTGGTAGTACTGCAGACCATATTTTAAAAGGCTATAGAGTTTCCAGAGTGAAATCTCATCTGATATTTTACAAATATGATTCAGATGGCTTCATTATTGTTATTAGAATTCTTCATACTAGTATGGATGTAGAAAACAAGTTTGAAGCTTAG
- a CDS encoding type II toxin-antitoxin system ParD family antitoxin has protein sequence MGKNTSLYIGDHFQQFMTKEIRTGRYKSASEIVRAGLRLLENEEQKLEALRNALVEGENSGIIENFTPKKHLKELHKKYNA, from the coding sequence ATGGGTAAAAATACTTCCCTATACATCGGTGATCATTTTCAACAATTCATGACAAAAGAAATTAGAACAGGTAGGTATAAGTCTGCAAGTGAGATCGTAAGGGCGGGTCTTAGACTTTTAGAAAATGAAGAACAAAAACTAGAAGCATTGAGAAATGCTCTCGTTGAAGGTGAAAATAGCGGAATAATTGAAAATTTCACCCCAAAGAAACATTTAAAAGAACTTCATAAAAAATACAACGCCTAA